The genomic interval AATAAAACGTTCCTACCATTGGTGAACAAATTTGGTGTAGACCAGCTTGATCTTGTACTGTAGCTTCTTGTTTAATTTGTGGCGTATTGCTTTGTCCATTTTGCTCTGTAGCCTGTACTGCTGGTACATTAGGAGTCACAGCTTGTACTTCTACAGGACTCGTGGATTGTACAACACTTCCTCCTTGTAGCTTTGCCTCTTTTTTAAGAGATATTTTTAATCCTTCATATTCATAGTCAAAATCAGTTAGACTTGAATGATCTACAAGCTTTATTAGCTCTCGAATTTCATGCATCTTCAACATCATTACCACCTCGGAATCAGGTTTTATTAAATACCGTACCCATTATAACATAGTTTTTCAATCAAGTTGTAAAATTAAATGACCTTACTTTAAGAGCTGCTCCCAAAGTAAGGTCTTAATTTTTCATCAAACATTTTTTATTTGAAGGAAACCTGAACCTTATTTCGTGCTACCTTAAGCTCTTCTGCCACAATATCTATGATTTGAAGCACCTGCTTAGGCTCCAAAGAATCACTGCGTACAACAACATCAACATAATCGCTATCAGCCACAACAACAGCCTCTTCATAGCCTTCTGCTCTAAGCGTATTCTCAATGATATATTCTGCCTCAGCGACATCCTCTAGGGTTTCTTTATTTGTCATCGCTTCTGCAATACTTTCAACAGACGCATTAGACTTAATCACATCATCATATTCTGTTTTTAGCATAGCCCTATTTACTTCTTTTTCATACTGCATGGCAATAATGAAATCCAGTGGATCCTCAGATTGGATAAACTCAAAATCAGCATCACTTGCTATGTCCCCTAAAGACTCTAAACTCATATCCAGCTCTATCTCATCCTCGTCAACCATTGCCACTGGATCATTGTTGAATAAATAATAGGCAGAAAGCACCACCATCAAGCTGAGCATTGTCAATAGCCAAATTGTCTGTCTTTTTAATACCATATCGTTTCCCTCCTAGCTTTTTTTAGGTAATACCGAGATTTTATGCAGAGGTACATCTAACACCCTTTGAATAGCTTCAGCTATCCAAGTCTTCACCTGAATGTTGTCTGCCCCGGTAGCCACAACCACGACTCCTCTAACCTCTGGTTTTTTCCTCATAATGACGATAGGAGCTTCCCCCTGATCTCCTCGTATTGTGACTGTCTGTTCATCCCTCAGCTGATCCTGATTATTGCGACTCCCCCCTTCTCTGTCCTGTTCATTTGTTGTTGTTGCTTGTGTTCGGATATTTTTGTCAAAGATAACCTCTTCTGTGGAATCGAGGTTCACAAATATCGATACTTCTCCAACACCTGCGATGCTGCTTAAGATGTCAATCAACCTTTGCTCATAAAACTCCTCATATTCCTGCATCGTTTCTGGAGAGCTTTCGGAGGAACCAAATGCTGCTTCTGCAGGTGCGTCGAGCTCTGCTTGGGTATCAGGAGGTGGTGACATTGGAGTTAGGACTTCACTCTGGATACTAAAGTAATTGTGCAGAATCATCGCGGCTAGGCCAATGCAAGCGAATAAGAGTATCCAGTGAATCAATCCTAACTTTCCTTTTGTTGGTGTACCTTCACTTGGTATAGCCTCGGTTTTTTCTTTTTCAAAAAACATGTGCTTCAAAAATTGCCACAGCTTTTGGAACATCAAAAGTCACCCCCTTGACCAAGCTATATGAATCTTGTCTACAGAAATATTCCATTCATCTTGTACAAATTTTAGAACCTCTTTTTCTACTTTTTTTTCAGCAGAGCTTCGCTCATCATTTTCTTTCAGTCTCTGGACATGCCTACTTCCCTCATGAACGGCCACTTCTTCTATTGGTTTGATCGGAGTAATAGCTGTTACTACTACTTCTCTTTGATCTGTGTTCTCTGTTTGTCCATTGGGCGCATCTCTTTTCTCAAGAAGAACAAGCT from Bacillus horti carries:
- the accB gene encoding acetyl-CoA carboxylase biotin carboxyl carrier protein, which translates into the protein MLKMHEIRELIKLVDHSSLTDFDYEYEGLKISLKKEAKLQGGSVVQSTSPVEVQAVTPNVPAVQATEQNGQSNTPQIKQEATVQDQAGLHQICSPMVGTFYSAPAPDADPYIKAGDKVSNSSVVCIVEAMKLMNEIEAEVRGEIVDILVENGQLVEYGQPLFLVKAE
- a CDS encoding SpoIIIAH-like family protein codes for the protein MVLKRQTIWLLTMLSLMVVLSAYYLFNNDPVAMVDEDEIELDMSLESLGDIASDADFEFIQSEDPLDFIIAMQYEKEVNRAMLKTEYDDVIKSNASVESIAEAMTNKETLEDVAEAEYIIENTLRAEGYEEAVVVADSDYVDVVVRSDSLEPKQVLQIIDIVAEELKVARNKVQVSFK
- the spoIIIAG gene encoding stage III sporulation protein AG — translated: MFQKLWQFLKHMFFEKEKTEAIPSEGTPTKGKLGLIHWILLFACIGLAAMILHNYFSIQSEVLTPMSPPPDTQAELDAPAEAAFGSSESSPETMQEYEEFYEQRLIDILSSIAGVGEVSIFVNLDSTEEVIFDKNIRTQATTTNEQDREGGSRNNQDQLRDEQTVTIRGDQGEAPIVIMRKKPEVRGVVVVATGADNIQVKTWIAEAIQRVLDVPLHKISVLPKKS